The Miscanthus floridulus cultivar M001 chromosome 6, ASM1932011v1, whole genome shotgun sequence genomic interval tcctctgcctgCCTCTCCCTCTTCTTCGTGTCCGTGTCCGTGTCCGTGTTCGCTACCGCTACGCTACGCTGCTGTGTGGACGTTCTGCGCTTCCATCCATTGCGCGGCCAAAGCTGGTCTGGTCCATTGTTTATTTATGATTATGGCTTCTCTTGATTTCTTGCTCtgtctccttcctcaggctcagcACGCACcgccccacctcctcctcctcctctttttCTCTCCATGCGCCGCAGGCTTTGGCAGGTCGCCTCCGCCAACTCCCACTGACTTTACCTTCTTGGCTGCCCGCAGGCCGTGTCTGTCAGCGACGACCAAGCAGAGGTTCCTCGGCCATACCATTTCGCGGTCGTATAAATCCGCACCACCAAGCACACAAGCTTAGAGCTTCGCTTGCTTCACGGCAAGAGCAAATTAAGCAGCGGTGGTCGCGTCGCCGTCGCGTACTCGCACCCGTGCCAACAAGACGAAGGCGAGGGCGAGGCAGGCAGGCTGCCTGATGGTCCAGGACGAAGGCTCCTCATCGTCGGTCACATCGTCCCCGCTGCACAACTTCTCCACCATGCCGCTCCACGCATCccccggcggcgcggcggcgccgtgGCTAGCGCGCGAGCTCCGCTCCGACGAgcgcgggctctgcctcatccacctcctcctcaactgcgccgcggcggcgggcgcAGGGCGGCTGGACGCCGCCAACGCGGCGCTCGAGCACATCGCGTCGCTGGCGTCACCGGACGGCGACGCCATGCAGCGCGTGGCCGCCGCCTTCGCGGAGGCGCTTGCGCGCCGCGCTCTGCGCGCGTGGCCCGGGCTGTGCCGCGCGCTGCTCCTTCCCCGTGCGGGCCCCACGCCCGCCGAGCTCGCAGCCGCGAGGCGCCACTTCCTCGACCTCTGCCCGTTCCTACGCCTCGCGGGCGCCGTCGCTAACCAGTCCGTCCTGGAGGCCATGGAGTCGGAGAAGATCGTGCACGTCGTCGACCTCGGCGGCGCCGACGCCACGCAGTGGCTCGAGCTGCTCCACCTGCTGGCGGCGCGCCCCGAGGGACCGCCGCACCTCCGCCTCACCGCCGTGCACGAGCATCGGGACGTGCTCACGCAGACGGCCATGGCGCTCACCAAGGAGGCGGAGCGCCTGGACGTGCCGTTCCAATTCAACCCCGTCGTGTCCCGGCTCGAGGCGCTGGACGCGGAGTCGCTCCGCGTGAAGACCGGCGAGGCGCTCGCCGTCACCTCCAGCCTGCAGCTGCACTGCCTCCTGGCCTCCGACGACGACAGCTCCGGCAAGGAcggctgccaccaccaccaccagagcagcaaagGCAAAGGTGGGGACACGAACAAGCGGCAGCGGAGCCCGGAGTCCGGGGTGTCCCCGTCGACGTCGCGCGCCGACACGTTCCTGGGCGCGCTGTGGGGCCTGTCGCCcaaggtggtggtggtgacggAGCAGGAGGCGTCGCACAATGCGGCGCCGCTGACGGAGCGGTTCGTGGAGGCGCTCAACTACTACGCGGCGCTGTTCGACTGCCTGGAGTCGGCGGCGCCCCGCGGGTCGGTGGAGCGCGCGCGCGTCGAGCGCTGGCTCCTCGGGGAGGAGGTGAAGAACATCGTGGCGTGCGACGGCACGGACCGGCGGGAGCGGCACGAGCGGCTGGACCGCTGGGCGGCGCGGATGGAAGGGGCGGGTTTCGCCCGCGTCCCGCTCAGCTACTACGCGCTGCTCcaggcgcggcgcgcggcgcaGGGGCTCGGCTGCGATGGCTTCAAGGTTCGCGAGGAGAAGGCCGCCTTCTTCCTGTGCTGGCAGGACCGCGCCATCTTCTCCGTCTCGGCCTGGCGCGGCCGCCGCTTCGACTGATGGACGaacgcgtcggcgtcggcggcgccggcgcctcgACGGGCGGCGCGCCGTGGGCCGTGGCCTTCCCGAATTTGTGCGAAGAAGACGGGCCGTCCGTCGTAGCGTTGGCGTCAGGTGGCCGTCACGCACGTTGGCTTGTTTTGGTCATTTTTGTGTGTGTTCTGTTACTCCGTATCTAGTTAGATTTTAATCAGGTCCGATGGAGTCGATGATGATGTTTAGTTTTGTTCATAGTGTACCCCTCTTTCTCTCCAATTTGGATGGATGGAATGCGTGTTTGGATCCATCTATTTATTTAGACCTGCTAAGTATTAACAAGTAGAGCTACTAACAGTTAGTTCGTTGGTTgattaaatgttgctaattgaTGCTAATAGTTAACAACACCTTCAACCATCTATCCAACTACTTATTAACTGGCATATCTAAATAACCATCTACTAATATTTAGTTAGCTAACAGTGTAGTAACTTTTTAGCTAttagctactccctccgtttcaaaagGTAAATTGTTCGACCTTCATAAGATATATAGCTTTTACTATAtactaagatatatatatatatatatatatatatatatatatatatatatatattacgaaGTAAAACTTatgtatatatctagaaaagataAAACAACTTAAGAATTGTAACAAACATAGTACTAACTATTAACAGGAATGAATCCAGATATGGTTTAAGAAAAGGAGCTCCATTTTCTTTTTCCCATCTTGTATGGTGCTCCATTTGATGGATGGATTAGATTTTCTTGATGCCCTTTTATAGCTCATCCACCATGTTGTACTCCCCGCAAGAAAGCGTGGCGTCGTTGTCGCTACACTTACATTTGGCAAAGTTAGCTAGGGTGTGTGGATATTTATGGACGCGACATGGATATCCATGGATGTAGGATGTTTGGTTTGATGGACAAGCTGAATCTGGATATCCATAACCTGTAATATTTTGGTTAGATGCTGGATATCCTGGCCCTAAAAAACTTGACGGACGAGGATATCCACATGTTGATTAGCGCATGTTTTGTGTGACAATTAGAGTAGTATagtgctaattaacatattttatttttaattagtgATTATAATGACAAGATTAGTGTCATTGCATATTTATTAGGGtataattagttgttattatttttaaataatatatATAATTAGTCAAGTATTCTCATCCCATGCAATCTCATCCATCTAACCAAACAGAAAAATAGCTCGTCCCATTCATCCAACCAAACAAACAATATAGGCATTCATATCCCGAAATTCATGGATAGCATATCCAATCTCCCATTGTCCTCCAACCACACACACCCGGTGCTCCTACAACAAGGTGAATCGACCTCTACGTAAAGGTGAGCATTTGGTGACCGGTGCGTGGCTGAGTGGAGGGGCATGTCGCCTAATCGCCGCTGACCGACTCTAGGCGTAAAGAGCTTCGCTGGGTGGATTGTGAATCCTCTTCAGACCTTGGCGCCACATTGGCATGGATTGTGAATCCCATGCGCTGTCCGCGCTGAAAAACCTCTGCATCCGCCATCTGGGAGCCGATCGATTCAGCAGCTCCGACCTTCCGCTTGGAAAAGCACGAGAAACGGGCGACAGACAGCGTGGACTTGGACGAACTTGGCGTGGAATTTCAACGTGTCGGAGGAGAGGAACCCGCCCAAAGGTCGCCTTGTCGGAACTTCCGCGGAACCATATACTATGGCATCAGGTGTGCGGTGTTAGGTGGGGTCGGTTCCAAATTCCAAAAGGAAGAAGAGGCTTGCTTACCCCAGCATGGCATCACGCGTGACATGCATGAGCATCTGCTCTTTTCTCCGGGATGATGATGATAGAGTGGAGGGGGAAAAATGCTCGCTCATCCGTCCTCCGCACCTCACGCACTCGTCTCGTCAAAGATGGAGTGGGCTCGGGGAATCGATTCGTTCGTCGGCAAGGAGGCAAGGCCGCGTTGGGCTGCCTGAAACTTAGGccgaaaacactgttccagcagTTTTTGTTAGGAGAGAACGATACTGTTTGACTGGTTTGATAAACAGTAACTGCAGAAGGGGGATCAGCCGGCTGGCTGAATCGAACCAGACCAGCAAACACCCCCCAAAAGTGGTGTGTTATTcttctgcaaaaaaaaaaggcaGGACGGGGCAGACTGTACCGGGTCGTAGATGAGTGTGCTATTTCTTCCGAAAAAACCGCTAATAGTTTCtacggctgataagccgactaatattattttattataaaagaaaaatactatatcatggtTGATAAGTCGAAGTGAAAAGTTCAAGCGAACCGGACGAGGATTTCGCCGCCGCCTACTTTCCCATGCCGAAAACTGCCGCTGCCGGCGCCGGCACCGTACGAACGACAGAGCAGCGACGTTTCACTGTGTTCGGCCGGTGCCCTCAACAGTGAATTTTGGATGGCTatggatgattcaatagtgttctgtgagagagaataagctaaaacaagCCACAAGTAGACTAGTCGAACACGCTTTGTCTCGTCCAGCACAAACAAAAGAGATCTTTGTCTGGGCTTTTTTTGCGGCCGGGCCGGAAGCCCGCTCCGACAACTCCCAGGCCCATTTGATTTGTTTCCGCTGCTGTTCGTTCGGTCCGGTTAGTCGTTTCTTGccagaaaaagtccatattatcTCCATCAACTTTCGCGAAAGTTCGCTTTTCCTCCTTGAATTCCAAAACCGGAcaaaacacctccctcaacttttaaaaccattcatcTTACCTCCCTAACCCTGTTATAAACAGTTTTGAAGGCGGTTTTatttttatcttttttatttatttcggctaaatctttgaaaaatcatagtaaatcacagaaaaatcataaaatagaatatccaattttattggactccacatgagtaggtctacatagtgaacatataatatggtatggtttagtacaaagtttttgttgtggttTTAGATCTATCCTTTTctttaattaattggaataattcatagctgcagtttctatgttCTTATTTTGATGAAATTTTCATGGTGGGcaaattattgtatgattgaactgtagtaaaaatttcatactcattgaatCATATATAGcatagttatagatttatttatatttaacaagcataaacctaaataaaatataTAACTAAATTATACATGATTCAATGAGTATAAATTTTTTACTACAGTTTAAACATATAATAATTagaccaccataaaaatttcaccaccattggatcatagaaactgcagcatcgaattattctatttaattacagaaaagcatagatctaaagttacaacaaaaactttgtgctaaagtatatcatattatatatttactgtgtagatctattcatgtggagtccaagaaaattagatttttcattttatgattttcctgtgatttactatgattttttttttaaatttagccgaaataaataaataaaaagacaaaaccgcttAGAACCGGGCCAGAGAgataagatgaacggttttaaaagttaaggGAGGTGTTTTGTTCAGTTTTGGAGTTCAGGGAGAAAAAACGAACTTTCGCGAAAGTTAAAGAGGTAACGTggacttttttttctttctggCACATACAAATATGATTTCGGCCCATGACGGCTCTCTCTTTAGTTATTGTTTCTTTGAGCCAATCGATTTGTATTGCCTTCACCCTGTGCCGCGAGTATTCGCCGGGAGAAACGGCGTACTAATCCATTTTTCGAGAATATGTTTCCATCATGTGCTTGATCCACCCTTCACGTGTCTCATGTATAAAGAATTGCTTAGCCCTCGGTTAACTATGTCCACCAGTTGAACATGCAAATACAACACCACACAATTTTCAGCATATGTTGCGGGTCGACCTCGAACTCGGTGGACTGGTGGGTGGACCTGATTGAGGCTGAACTTGTCTCCACCACATATGTTGCGGCCAGCCCAGTTGTTGATGAGGCTGGACTTCATGAGGAGGATGAGAGCGCTGTGGAGGAACCGGTTTCTGTAGTGGATGCGGCCAATGATGCGGCCACTGTCATGGATGCGGCAGCCGCTGCACAGGCTG includes:
- the LOC136459885 gene encoding scarecrow-like protein 3, which codes for MVQDEGSSSSVTSSPLHNFSTMPLHASPGGAAAPWLARELRSDERGLCLIHLLLNCAAAAGAGRLDAANAALEHIASLASPDGDAMQRVAAAFAEALARRALRAWPGLCRALLLPRAGPTPAELAAARRHFLDLCPFLRLAGAVANQSVLEAMESEKIVHVVDLGGADATQWLELLHLLAARPEGPPHLRLTAVHEHRDVLTQTAMALTKEAERLDVPFQFNPVVSRLEALDAESLRVKTGEALAVTSSLQLHCLLASDDDSSGKDGCHHHHQSSKGKGGDTNKRQRSPESGVSPSTSRADTFLGALWGLSPKVVVVTEQEASHNAAPLTERFVEALNYYAALFDCLESAAPRGSVERARVERWLLGEEVKNIVACDGTDRRERHERLDRWAARMEGAGFARVPLSYYALLQARRAAQGLGCDGFKVREEKAAFFLCWQDRAIFSVSAWRGRRFD